From Zingiber officinale cultivar Zhangliang chromosome 5B, Zo_v1.1, whole genome shotgun sequence, the proteins below share one genomic window:
- the LOC121987741 gene encoding chalcone isomerase-like protein 2: protein MGSETVMVDEIPFPPQITLTKPLTLLGYGITDIELQFLQIKFTAIGVYLDKENIVEHLAGWKGKEGSELAGDDLFFDAVVAAPAEKLLRVVVIKEIKGSQYGVQMESAVRSRLAAADKYEDEEEAALEKVTEFFQSHNKYLKKGSVLTIHFSASNREAEIGLATEGKEAEAATVKVENGNVVEMMQKWYLGGSSSVSPSTVAKLAEQLGELLV, encoded by the exons A TGGGATCGGAGACGGTGATGGTGGATGAAATCCCTTTTCCTCCCCAGATCACGCTCACTAAACCTCTCACCCTCCTCGGCTACG ggatcaCTGACATCGAGCTGCAGTTCCTCCAGATCAAGTTCACCGCCATCGGCGTCTACTTAGACAAAGAGAATATCGTCGAGCACCTTGCAGGGTGGAAAGGCAAGGAGGGAAGCGAGCTCGCCGGGGACGACCTCTTCTTCGACGCCGTCGTGGCAGCCCCGGCGGAGAAGCTCCTGCGGGTCGTGGTGATCAAGGAGATCAAGGGGTCCCAGTACGGGGTGCAGATGGAGAGCGCCGTGCGGAGCCGACTGGCTGCCGCCGACAAGTACGAGGACGAGGAGGAGGCGGCGTTGGAGAAGGTGACGGAGTTCTTCCAGTCCCATAACAAGTACCTCAAGAAGGGCTCCGTCCTCACCATCCACTTCTCGGCGTCCAACCGAGAAGCCGAG ATTGGATTGGCGACGGAGGGGAAGGAGGCGGAGGCGGCCACGGTGAAGGTGGAGAACGGGAACGTGGTGGAGATGATGCAGAAATGGTACCTGGGAGGGAGTAGCTCTGTGTCTCCTAGCACGGTGGCGAAG
- the LOC121985389 gene encoding probable LRR receptor-like serine/threonine-protein kinase IRK, with translation MGRRFLGLLVPLLLLWPLQAESSSAALNDDVLGLIVFKAGIIDPLFQLASWNEDEDDPCGWTGVRCSPVSRRVTELSLVGLSLSGRIGRGLLRLAALQRLDLSHNNFSGSLHPSLSQLEELRFVDLSHNILSRTIPDEFFLQCRSLRSLSMANNVLSGEIPRSIGSCSSLVALNLSSNRLVGALPRSMLSLSSLRSLDLSNNALVGDMPMGVSRLYNLRSIRLRGNRLSGGLPDDLGGSLLLRHLDLSANLLTGELPKSMRKLSLCRHLSLASNLFTGEIPPWIGEMKSLEFLDLSGNGFSDRIPETIAKLQMLTSLDLSRNTFTGGLPDSINALGNLKILDLSDNSLIGNLPSWIFELGLSYVDLSGNAFSGRVPAVLGSVPGLKFLNLSGNSLSGSLPATVLALDRMKILDLSTNMINGSIPPEIARAVSLKELRLEKNSLTGEIPKQIGNCSSLTTLVLSQNNLIGPVPSTIANLTNLEVVDLSFNMLSGNLPKQLTDLPHLHSFNISHNLFSGDLPAGNFFNTIPPSSLSDNPDLCGSAVNRSCHTVLPKPIVLNPNTSDSSSNTSLPSENIHHKKIILSISALIAIGAATVIALGVITITILNMHVQDPPLGCHLDADPALSDEYYSNSPASDANSGKVVMFCGGDSGFGVGAHAILNKDCELGRGGFGTVYKTTLQDGRPVAIKRLTVSSLVKSQLEFERDVKMLGKLKHSNLVALEGYYWTQSLQLLIYEYVSGGNLYKFLHDCSTSNPISWQERFNIILGIARSLAYLHHMNVIHYNLKSSNILIDGSGEAKVADYGLAKLLSTLDRYVLSSKVQSALGYMAPEFACRTVKITEKCDVYGFGVLLLEIITGRQPVEYLEDDVVVLSDVVRVALEAGRVDGLVDGRLSGKFPTEEVVPIVKLGLVCTLQVPSTRPSMSEVVHILEMIRCPHEHPEEELT, from the exons ATGGGGAGGAGGTTTCTCGGCTTGCTGGTGCCGTTGCTGTTGCTGTGGCCTTTGCAGGCGGAGTCCAGCAGTGCGGCCTTGAACGACGACGTGCTCGGCTTGATCGTTTTTAAGGCTGGCATTATCGATCCCCTCTTCCAGCTCGCATCTTGGAACGAGGACGAGGACGACCCCTGTGGCTGGACCGGCGTCAGGTGCAGTCCGGTTAGCAGACGCGTCACGGAGCTCTCCTTGGTTGGCCTCTCTCTCTCCGGTAGGATCGGGCGCGGCCTCCTCCGGCTTGCCGCGCTGCAAAGGCTCGACCTTTCCCATAACAACTTCTCGGGGAGCCTCCATCCTAGCCTTTCCCAGCTCGAGGAGCTCCGCTTCGTCGATCTCAGCCACAACATCCTCTCCAGGACGATTCCCGATGAGTTTTTCTTGCAATGCCGGTCCTTGAGGTCGCTTTCGATGGCCAACAATGTCCTTTCTGGGGAGATCCCTCGGAGCATCGGCTCTTGCTCCTCCTTGGTTGCCCTAAATCTGTCCTCGAACAGGCTCGTAGGTGCTCTGCCGAGGAGTATGCTGTCCCTCTCTTCCCTTCGTTCCCTTGACCTCTCTAACAATGCCCTAGTTGGAGATATGCCAATGGGAGTCAGTCGGTTGTATAATCTGAGATCGATCAGATTGAGAGGAAATCGGCTCTCCGGCGGGTTGCCCGATGACCTAGGTGGGTCTTTACTTCTGAGACATCTCGATCTCAGTGCAAATTTGCTCACCGGCGAGCTTCCCAAATCCATGCGGAAGCTCTCACTGTGCCGCCATTTAAGCCTGGCTTCCAACCTCTTCACAGGGGAGATTCCACCATGGATTGGGGAAATGAAGTCTTTGGAGTTCCTTGATTTATCCGGCAATGGCTTCTCCGATAGAATCCCCGAGACGATCGCCAAGCTTCAGATGCTCACCTCTTTGGATTTGTCCCGGAATACCTTCACCGGTGGCCTTCCTGACTCAATCAATGCGCTCGGAAACCTAAAAATCTTGGATTTGAGTGACAACTCGCTTATTGGGAATCTTCCATCGTGGATTTTTGAATTGGGATTGAGTTATGTGGATTTGTCAGGGAATGCTTTTTCCGGCAGAGTTCCAGCGGTTCTCGGTAGTGTTCCTGGCTTGAAATTTTTAAACCTTTCTGGGAATTCACTTTCAGGTTCTTTGCCTGCTACTGTTCTGGCGCTCGACAGGATGAAAATCCTTGATCTTAGTACGAATATGATCAATGGAAGCATTCCACCGGAGATTGCGAGAGCAGTGTCTCTGAAAGAGCTGAGACTTGAGAAGAATTCTCTGACTGGGGAAATACCAAAACAAATAGGGaattgttcttccctcacaactCT GGTCCTGTCGCAGAATAATCTCATTGGTCCAGTGCCATCTACAATAGCTAACCTCACCAACCTTGAGGTGGTAGACCTTTCCTTCAATATGCTAAGTGGCAACCTCCCGAAGCAGCTCACCGATCTTCCCCATCTCCACTCCTTTAACATATCGCACAATCTCTTCTCCGGTGATCTCCCTGCTGGAAATTTCTTTAACACCATCCCGCCTTCCTCCCTATCTGACAACCCTGATCTCTGTGGCTCAGCAGTGAACCGTTCATGCCACACTGTTCTTCCAAAGCCGATAGTACTCAATCCTAATACCTCCGATTCATCTTCCAATACCTCATTACCATCTGAGAACATTCACCACAAGAAAATCATATTGAGCATATCTGCTCTTATTGCAATTGGAGCTGCTACTGTGATTGCTCTCGGTGTGATCACCATTACGATCCTTAATATGCATGTACAGGATCCTCCCCTTGGCTGTCATTTAGATGCTGACCCTGCCCTATCTGATGAATATTATAGTAACTCTCCAGCAAGTGATGCTAACTCTGGCAAGGTTGTAATGTTCTGTGGGGGGGATTCTGGTTTCGGTGTTGGGGCTCATGCAATCCTAAACAAGGACTGTGAGCTGGGTCGTGGTGGCTTTGGTACAGTTTACAAGACGACTCTCCAGGATGGAAGGCCTGTAGCCATCAAAAGGCTCACAGTTTCAAGCCTAGTGAAGTCACAATTAGAATTCGAAAGGGATGTTAAAATGCTTGGAAAACTTAAGCACTCCAATCTGGTGGCTCTGGAAGGATACTATTGGACACAGTCCTTGCAGCTCCTCATATATGAGTATGTCTCAGGTGGAAACCTATATAAGTTCCTCCATGATTGTTCCACCTCAAATCCCATCTCATGGCAAGAACGCTTCAATATCATTCTTGGGATTGCGAGAAGTTTGGCCTACCTACACCATATGAATGTTATTCACTATAACCTCAAGTCAAGCAACATCCTCATTGATGGCTCAGGTGAGGCCAAGGTCGCAGACTATGGGTTGGCCAAGTTGTTGTCTACGCTCGATAGGTATGTGCTAAGCAGCAAGGTTCAGAGTGCGCTTGGGTATATGGCACCCGAATTTGCATGCCGAACAGTGAAGATAACTGAAAAATGTGATGTCTATGGATTTGGAGTGTTGCTATTAGAGATTATCACAGGAAGGCAGCCTGTGGAGTACCTGGAAGATGATGTGGTGGTGTTGAGTGATGTGGTAAGGGTTGCATTGGAAGCAGGAAGAGTGGATGGACTAGTGGATGGGAGACTCAGCGGCAAATTTCCAACAGAGGAGGTTGTGCCCATTGTGAAGTTGGGATTGGTATGTACATTGCAAGTCCCCTCAACTCGGCCTAGCATGAGTGAAGTTGTGCACATTTTGGAGATGATCAGATGCCCACACGAGCACCCAGAGGAAGAACTGACTTGA